A single window of Senegalia massiliensis DNA harbors:
- a CDS encoding NUDIX domain-containing protein produces MLLRNCAGGVVFYEDKVFILKNEKDEWILPKGKIQSGNLAIETAKIKVKEETGLETIQIVSPAGETNYEFYSLSRKKPVCNEIIWFIMEAKSLEYDINNKEFKNGVFYEIQEAIEKITYSQDKSLVRLSHKKYLKLKNENLAIV; encoded by the coding sequence ATGCTCTTGAGAAATTGTGCTGGTGGTGTGGTGTTTTATGAAGACAAGGTTTTTATTCTAAAAAATGAAAAGGATGAATGGATTCTTCCTAAAGGCAAAATTCAAAGTGGGAATTTAGCTATTGAAACTGCTAAAATTAAAGTAAAAGAAGAAACTGGGTTAGAAACTATTCAAATAGTATCACCAGCAGGTGAAACAAATTATGAATTTTATTCTTTATCTAGAAAAAAACCTGTTTGTAATGAAATTATATGGTTTATAATGGAAGCTAAGTCATTGGAATATGATATAAATAATAAAGAGTTTAAAAATGGTGTTTTTTATGAAATACAAGAAGCAATAGAAAAAATCACTTATAGCCAAGATAAATCATTAGTAAGACTTTCTCATAAAAAATATTTAAAACTTAAAAATGAAAATTTAGCTATAGTATAA
- a CDS encoding YigZ family protein, whose translation MKDIFKTIHKFGEDYFLEKKSKFIGYAKPVESEEEALEFIEQIRTKHKDATHNVYAYAIGENNNIQRYSDDGEPSGIAGIPILEVIKKEDLRNIVVVVTRYFGGIKLGAGGLVRAYTHGAKIALESASIIEKIIYKKIKVRFDYTFNGKIENVINNSSYFIEDISYDDSVNMILLSRKEKLEDLKGLLLDITSGEVIIKELGEQYLSFENKKLIK comes from the coding sequence ATGAAAGATATATTTAAAACAATACATAAATTTGGAGAAGATTATTTTTTAGAGAAAAAATCAAAATTTATTGGTTATGCAAAACCAGTAGAATCTGAAGAAGAAGCTTTAGAATTTATAGAACAAATAAGAACTAAACATAAAGATGCAACACATAATGTATATGCATATGCTATAGGTGAAAATAATAATATACAAAGATATAGTGATGATGGTGAGCCAAGTGGAATTGCAGGTATACCAATTTTAGAAGTTATAAAAAAGGAAGATCTTAGAAATATAGTAGTAGTTGTAACAAGATATTTTGGTGGTATAAAATTAGGTGCTGGAGGATTAGTTCGTGCATATACTCATGGTGCTAAAATTGCTCTTGAAAGTGCATCAATAATAGAAAAAATTATTTATAAAAAAATAAAAGTAAGGTTTGATTATACTTTTAATGGTAAAATAGAAAATGTTATAAATAATTCTTCATATTTCATAGAAGATATAAGTTATGATGATTCTGTTAATATGATTCTTTTATCTAGAAAAGAAAAACTAGAAGATTTAAAAGGTCTATTATTAGATATAACCAGTGGAGAAGTAATAATTAAAGAATTAGGTGAACAATATTTATCATTTGAAAATAAAAAATTAATAAAATGA
- a CDS encoding CoA-binding protein, protein MNKKDMLEKKVWAVLGVTPNESKFGYKIYKKLKDHDYKVYPINPKYDEINGEKCYESIEELPETPDVLDFVVPPQVSLSALDEVNKKGIKNVWFQPGTSDKNVIEKAKENNLNIVEDCVLVALS, encoded by the coding sequence ATGAATAAAAAAGATATGTTAGAAAAAAAAGTTTGGGCAGTATTAGGTGTCACTCCTAATGAGAGTAAATTTGGATATAAAATTTATAAAAAATTAAAGGATCATGACTATAAAGTTTATCCTATAAATCCAAAATACGATGAAATAAATGGAGAAAAGTGCTATGAATCTATAGAAGAATTACCAGAAACACCAGATGTATTAGATTTTGTAGTTCCTCCTCAAGTAAGTTTAAGTGCATTAGATGAAGTAAATAAAAAAGGAATAAAAAATGTTTGGTTCCAGCCTGGAACATCTGACAAAAATGTGATTGAAAAAGCAAAAGAAAATAATCTTAATATAGTAGAAGATTGTGTACTTGTAGCTCTTTCATAA
- a CDS encoding sulfite exporter TauE/SafE family protein, giving the protein MKLIFIGLLSGILGGMGIGGGTILIPSLILFIGLSQTQAQGTNLIVFIPTSIIALIIHYKNKNIVTNIILYIIIPGIIGSIIGSFIAIKIDQSLLRKIFGVFMLFIGIYQFFHKKDNE; this is encoded by the coding sequence ATGAAGTTAATATTTATTGGTCTATTATCCGGAATATTAGGTGGGATGGGAATCGGTGGAGGTACAATACTTATACCATCTTTAATTCTTTTTATAGGACTAAGTCAAACACAAGCTCAAGGTACAAATTTAATTGTCTTTATTCCTACTTCTATAATTGCATTAATAATTCATTATAAAAATAAAAATATAGTTACAAATATTATATTATATATCATTATACCAGGAATAATCGGGTCTATTATCGGAAGTTTTATTGCCATAAAAATTGATCAATCACTCCTTAGAAAAATTTTTGGTGTATTTATGCTATTTATAGGTATCTATCAATTCTTTCATAAAAAAGACAATGAGTAA
- a CDS encoding sulfite exporter TauE/SafE family protein, producing the protein MKNKIILIFIGLITGFINGIFGSGGGLIIVPSLIYILNIKRHKAHATAISIILPLSFISTYIYIRNDLIDFNIVILISIGAILGGFIGAKLLNKIPINILRKSFSLLIIYISIRMIIL; encoded by the coding sequence ATGAAAAATAAAATAATATTAATTTTTATTGGTTTAATTACAGGTTTTATAAATGGAATATTTGGATCAGGTGGGGGACTAATAATAGTACCTTCATTAATTTATATATTAAATATAAAGAGACATAAAGCTCATGCAACTGCAATATCAATTATTTTACCATTATCTTTTATAAGTACATATATTTATATTAGAAATGATTTAATAGATTTTAATATAGTAATTTTAATTTCTATAGGTGCAATTTTAGGTGGATTTATAGGGGCTAAATTATTAAATAAAATTCCAATTAATATTTTAAGAAAATCTTTTAGTCTTCTAATAATTTATATTTCAATTAGGATGATAATATTATGA
- the cysK gene encoding cysteine synthase A has protein sequence MKTVNNILELIGETPMVKLNNIVDGDSAEIFVKLESFNPGSSVKDRIAFNMIEMAEKQGELKKNSTIIEPTSGNTGIGLAMIGAAKGYNVILVMPDTMSTERRNLLKAYGAELVLTPGEKGMNGAIQKAKELKEKNGYFMPQQFMNKNNPEIHRKTTAVEILRQTNGDIDAFVAGVGTGGTITGVSEVLKEKNKDIKIIAIEPSESAVMSGESPGPHRIQGIGAGFIPDVLNMDIIDKILRIDGEQAVKTTKEVARKEGLLVGISSGAAINGAIKIAKQLGKGKKVLVMAPDSGERYLSTDIFS, from the coding sequence ATGAAAACTGTAAATAATATTCTTGAATTGATTGGTGAAACACCAATGGTTAAATTAAACAATATAGTAGATGGTGATAGCGCAGAAATATTTGTTAAGTTAGAATCTTTTAATCCAGGGAGTAGTGTAAAAGATAGAATTGCATTTAATATGATAGAAATGGCAGAAAAACAAGGTGAGTTAAAAAAGAATTCAACTATTATTGAACCAACTAGTGGAAATACTGGTATAGGGCTTGCTATGATAGGTGCAGCTAAGGGATATAATGTGATATTAGTTATGCCAGATACTATGAGTACAGAAAGAAGAAATTTACTTAAAGCATACGGTGCTGAACTTGTACTTACACCAGGTGAAAAAGGCATGAATGGAGCTATACAAAAAGCAAAAGAATTAAAAGAGAAAAATGGTTATTTTATGCCTCAACAATTTATGAACAAAAATAATCCTGAGATTCATAGAAAAACTACAGCTGTAGAAATACTTAGACAAACAAATGGAGATATAGATGCATTTGTAGCAGGTGTAGGAACTGGAGGAACTATTACTGGTGTTTCTGAAGTATTAAAAGAAAAAAATAAAGATATAAAAATAATTGCTATAGAACCTAGTGAGTCAGCAGTTATGAGCGGAGAAAGTCCTGGTCCACATAGAATACAAGGTATAGGGGCAGGATTTATACCAGATGTATTAAATATGGATATAATAGATAAAATCTTAAGAATAGATGGAGAACAAGCGGTTAAGACAACTAAGGAAGTAGCTAGAAAAGAAGGATTGTTAGTAGGTATTTCTTCTGGTGCTGCTATAAATGGTGCTATAAAAATTGCAAAACAATTAGGAAAAGGTAAAAAAGTTTTAGTAATGGCCCCTGATAGTGGAGAAAGATATCTAAGTACTGATATTTTTAGCTAA
- a CDS encoding YebC/PmpR family DNA-binding transcriptional regulator, with amino-acid sequence MAGHSKWANIKHRKGRQDAKKAKVFTKLARAITVAVKEGGDDPEYNAELSNAIEKAKAENMPNDNIDRAIKKGSGDLDGASYEEITYEGYGPNGVAVMVQCLTDNKNRTAADIRHYFSKYNGNLGATGCVSFMFDRKGILIIDRNEDIDEEEIMLNSIEAGAEDFVAEDEYFEITTSPEDFKDIRESLKSEGYKFSTAEVSFIPQTQTKLEESKDMNNMEKLIDALEDNDDVQEVYHNWEMPEEME; translated from the coding sequence ATGGCTGGACATTCAAAATGGGCCAACATAAAGCATAGAAAAGGAAGACAAGATGCAAAAAAGGCTAAAGTTTTCACTAAATTAGCTAGAGCTATTACTGTAGCAGTAAAAGAAGGTGGAGACGATCCAGAATATAATGCAGAGCTTTCTAATGCTATAGAAAAGGCAAAGGCTGAAAATATGCCAAATGATAATATAGATAGAGCAATTAAAAAAGGTTCTGGAGATTTAGATGGTGCATCATATGAAGAAATTACTTATGAAGGCTATGGACCTAATGGAGTTGCTGTAATGGTTCAATGTTTAACAGATAATAAAAATAGAACTGCAGCAGATATAAGGCATTATTTTTCTAAGTATAATGGTAATCTAGGTGCAACTGGTTGTGTATCCTTTATGTTTGATAGAAAAGGAATACTTATAATAGATAGAAATGAAGATATAGACGAAGAAGAAATAATGCTTAATTCAATTGAAGCTGGTGCTGAAGACTTTGTAGCAGAAGATGAATATTTTGAAATTACAACTTCTCCAGAAGATTTTAAAGATATTAGAGAATCATTAAAGAGTGAAGGATATAAGTTTTCTACAGCAGAGGTATCTTTTATTCCTCAAACTCAAACTAAACTAGAAGAATCTAAAGATATGAATAATATGGAAAAACTTATAGATGCATTAGAAGATAACGATGATGTTCAAGAAGTATATCATAACTGGGAAATGCCAGAAGAAATGGAATAA
- a CDS encoding DUF3798 domain-containing protein has translation MKKFISILLVLIMIISLSACGDNSENSKSGPESSWKIGIMTGTVSQNEEEYRAAENVLEKYGEDKVVIQTYPDQFMKEQETTIANIVSMASDQDIKAIVIVQGVPGTSAAIDKVREMREDILFIVGTAGEDPNMIASKADVVFQMDELGMGTAVVEQAKKQGAETFVHYSFPRHMSYALLAQRRDLFKQTAEKLDMEFVDATAPDPTGDAGVSGAQQFILEDVPRKIEEYGEDTALFATNCAMQEPLIKSALNEGAILPQQCCPSPFHGYPGALGIEIPEDKKGDINYVSSEISKKIEEGGGEGRFSTWPVPMNMMFVEAGAEYAKAYLEGDIENRLDTDKITEVFYEYVEERAGVEPSMTIVPYTDENTGKTYDNYLMVLSDFIDF, from the coding sequence TTGAAAAAATTTATAAGTATTTTATTAGTTTTAATTATGATTATAAGCTTGTCAGCATGTGGAGATAATTCAGAAAATTCAAAATCTGGACCAGAATCTTCATGGAAGATTGGTATTATGACAGGTACCGTATCTCAGAATGAAGAAGAATATAGAGCAGCTGAAAATGTATTAGAAAAATATGGTGAAGACAAAGTAGTTATACAAACATATCCTGACCAATTTATGAAAGAGCAAGAAACAACCATTGCAAATATTGTAAGTATGGCTTCGGATCAGGACATAAAAGCCATTGTAATAGTACAAGGTGTTCCAGGAACATCAGCAGCTATAGATAAGGTTAGAGAAATGAGAGAAGACATATTATTTATAGTTGGTACTGCTGGAGAAGACCCAAATATGATAGCTTCTAAAGCTGATGTAGTATTTCAAATGGATGAATTAGGCATGGGTACAGCTGTTGTTGAACAAGCAAAAAAACAAGGTGCTGAGACTTTTGTTCATTATTCATTCCCTAGACATATGTCATATGCACTACTAGCTCAAAGAAGAGATTTATTTAAACAAACTGCAGAAAAATTAGATATGGAATTTGTAGATGCTACTGCACCAGATCCTACAGGTGATGCAGGTGTATCAGGAGCACAACAATTTATATTAGAAGATGTTCCGAGAAAAATAGAAGAATATGGAGAAGATACAGCTTTATTTGCAACTAATTGTGCAATGCAAGAACCTCTTATTAAATCAGCATTAAATGAAGGGGCAATTTTACCACAGCAATGTTGTCCATCTCCATTCCATGGATATCCAGGAGCATTAGGAATAGAAATTCCTGAGGATAAAAAAGGTGATATAAATTATGTATCTTCTGAAATATCTAAAAAAATCGAAGAAGGTGGAGGAGAAGGAAGATTTTCTACATGGCCTGTACCTATGAACATGATGTTTGTTGAGGCAGGAGCAGAATATGCAAAAGCATATCTAGAAGGTGATATTGAAAATAGGTTAGACACAGATAAAATAACAGAAGTATTTTATGAGTATGTAGAAGAAAGAGCCGGAGTAGAGCCAAGTATGACTATTGTACCTTATACTGACGAAAATACAGGGAAAACTTACGATAACTATTTGATGGTATTGTCTGATTTTATAGATTTCTAA
- a CDS encoding sugar ABC transporter ATP-binding protein, with product MSDYILEMKNIEKEYFKNKVLKNINLSIKSGEIHAILGENGAGKSTLMNILFGMPVIQSTGGFSGEIMIDGEIVNIDSPNEAMKKGIGMVHQEFMLIPGFTITENIKLNREKTKKNIISKIFGEKLETLDNKAMNKDTRIALDKLEIGLDEWILIEGLPVGHKQFIEIAREIDKENIKILVFDEPTAVLTESESENLLKAMKKLANLGIAIIFITHRLDEVMKVSDKVTVLRDGELVVCKEKKDTHILELAELMVGRKIKRLSKKESETSSESEDQDIILSLRNLYVNMPGESTKGINIDVKRGEILGIGGLAGQGKIGISNGIMGLYETKGEIIINNKKLKLNNTVESLKHGLGFVSEDRRGIGLLLDTSIEMNIALTAIQMQKKYISKFGPFSQISKSDIREHCLTMITDLDIRCRGPEQITRRLSGGNQQKVCIARALTLQPDILLISEPTRGIDIGAKKLVLDLLYKLNEELGMTIVMTSSELAELRSVCNRIAIITEGQVEGILSPDDEDSKFGLMMAGEYKKSKREAF from the coding sequence TTGAGTGATTATATATTGGAAATGAAAAATATAGAAAAAGAATATTTTAAAAATAAAGTTTTGAAAAATATAAATTTATCAATTAAATCAGGAGAGATACATGCTATATTAGGTGAAAATGGTGCAGGAAAGTCCACGTTAATGAACATATTATTTGGTATGCCAGTTATACAATCCACAGGAGGATTTTCTGGAGAGATAATGATTGATGGAGAAATAGTAAATATAGATTCACCAAATGAAGCTATGAAAAAGGGAATAGGAATGGTTCATCAAGAATTTATGTTGATCCCTGGTTTTACTATCACTGAAAATATTAAATTAAATAGAGAAAAGACAAAAAAGAATATTATAAGTAAAATATTTGGAGAAAAATTAGAAACATTAGATAATAAAGCTATGAACAAAGATACAAGGATAGCATTAGATAAATTGGAGATAGGCTTAGATGAATGGATATTAATCGAAGGATTACCTGTAGGACATAAACAATTTATTGAAATTGCTAGAGAAATAGACAAAGAAAATATTAAAATATTAGTTTTTGATGAACCAACAGCAGTTCTTACAGAAAGTGAATCAGAAAATTTATTAAAAGCAATGAAAAAATTAGCAAATTTAGGTATAGCGATTATTTTTATTACACATAGATTAGATGAAGTTATGAAGGTTTCAGATAAGGTAACAGTTCTTAGAGATGGGGAATTAGTAGTTTGTAAAGAAAAGAAAGATACTCATATTTTAGAATTAGCTGAACTAATGGTAGGTAGAAAAATTAAAAGACTGTCCAAAAAAGAAAGTGAAACTAGTTCAGAAAGTGAAGATCAAGATATAATATTATCATTAAGAAATTTATATGTAAATATGCCAGGGGAAAGTACAAAAGGTATAAATATTGATGTTAAACGAGGAGAAATATTGGGTATTGGGGGACTTGCTGGTCAAGGCAAAATAGGAATATCAAATGGGATAATGGGACTTTATGAAACTAAAGGAGAAATAATCATTAACAATAAAAAATTGAAATTAAATAATACAGTAGAATCTTTAAAACATGGTTTAGGTTTTGTTTCAGAAGATAGAAGAGGAATTGGATTATTATTAGATACTTCTATTGAAATGAATATTGCACTTACTGCTATTCAAATGCAGAAAAAATATATTTCTAAATTTGGCCCTTTTAGTCAAATTTCTAAATCTGATATTAGAGAGCACTGTCTTACAATGATTACTGATTTAGATATAAGATGTAGAGGACCAGAACAAATTACTAGACGCCTTAGTGGTGGTAATCAACAAAAAGTATGTATAGCTCGTGCATTAACATTACAACCTGACATTTTATTAATATCAGAACCTACAAGAGGTATAGATATTGGTGCTAAAAAATTAGTTTTAGATTTATTATATAAATTAAATGAAGAGCTAGGCATGACAATAGTTATGACATCTAGTGAATTAGCTGAACTTAGATCTGTATGTAATAGAATTGCAATAATCACTGAAGGTCAGGTAGAAGGTATATTAAGTCCTGATGATGAAGATTCAAAATTTGGCTTAATGATGGCAGGAGAATACAAAAAAAGTAAAAGGGAGGCTTTTTAA
- a CDS encoding ABC transporter permease subunit: MVSVFNKTKNALGLPRMIIITFFILLIISAHFLKLPVNLLLEDTLVRIGMNGVLVLAMVPSILSGIGPNFGLPLGVICGLLGGLISIELNLTGVEGFLAAIAISIPIAIIVGYFYAKILNAVKGSEMMVATYTGFSVVSLMSILWILMPFKSPEMIWPIGKGLRVTISLDGRYAQILNKFMSVSIGNITIPTGLLAFFLALCFLVWVFLRSKAGIAMKAAGENPKFAVASGINVNNARITGTILSTILGAIGILVYAQSYGFFQLYQAPLMMAFSAVAAILIGGASAGKAKISHVILGVLLFQGLLTISLPVANKIVSEGNLSEVARMIIQNGIILYALTKVGGDS; the protein is encoded by the coding sequence ATGGTAAGTGTATTTAATAAGACTAAAAATGCTTTAGGGCTTCCAAGGATGATTATAATTACTTTTTTTATTTTACTTATAATTTCAGCGCATTTTTTAAAGTTACCAGTCAATTTATTATTAGAAGATACATTAGTAAGAATTGGAATGAATGGAGTATTAGTACTTGCTATGGTTCCATCAATATTGTCTGGTATAGGGCCTAATTTTGGATTGCCATTAGGTGTAATATGTGGTTTGTTGGGGGGATTAATAAGTATTGAACTTAATTTAACTGGGGTAGAGGGGTTTTTAGCAGCTATAGCTATTTCTATTCCTATTGCAATAATTGTTGGTTATTTCTATGCCAAAATATTAAATGCAGTAAAAGGATCAGAAATGATGGTTGCAACATATACTGGATTTTCGGTAGTATCATTAATGAGTATTTTATGGATATTAATGCCATTTAAAAGTCCTGAAATGATTTGGCCTATAGGAAAAGGGCTTAGGGTTACTATTTCTTTAGATGGAAGATATGCACAAATTTTAAATAAATTTATGTCTGTTTCTATTGGAAATATAACTATACCGACTGGGCTTTTAGCATTCTTTTTAGCATTATGTTTTTTAGTTTGGGTATTTTTACGAAGTAAAGCAGGTATAGCTATGAAAGCAGCTGGAGAAAATCCTAAATTTGCAGTAGCGTCTGGCATTAATGTAAATAATGCAAGAATAACTGGTACAATATTATCTACTATTCTTGGTGCTATAGGTATATTAGTTTATGCTCAAAGTTATGGTTTTTTTCAGTTATATCAAGCTCCATTAATGATGGCATTTTCTGCAGTAGCTGCAATTTTAATAGGGGGAGCTTCAGCTGGAAAGGCAAAAATAAGTCATGTTATTCTAGGAGTTTTATTATTTCAAGGATTACTTACAATATCATTACCAGTAGCTAATAAAATAGTAAGTGAAGGAAATTTATCTGAGGTAGCTAGGATGATTATTCAAAATGGTATCATCTTGTATGCTTTAACTAAAGTAGGAGGTGATAGTTAA
- a CDS encoding ABC transporter permease subunit gives MSNQNTLENTGKKMIFNNIVTIIFVILCLIGVQLSNLPISFIVNELITRITRNSFLVLSLIIPVLAGMGLNFSIVVGAMAGQIAIISVTHLGITGFKGFILAIAISFPIALLFGFLTGKLLNKTKGQEMIASMITGFFANGVYQLIFLFLVGTLIPMKNPVLMLSGGVGIRNTIDLSKGVKPTGIKYALDNILKLPLFNIVLICSIITIIIYSFIYIRNKRSKYKVNYNKFKYIFTMIMMVLLIILSLYIKTSNSLLNMTKVPVITIFVIFVLCLFNVLIVKTKIGQEFRTVGQDKQIAKVSGINVDKIRVLAIVISIVLAAWGQIIFLQNLGTLNTYGSHEQIGMFSIAALLIGGASVSKATIGQAILGTTLFHTLFIVSPLAGKNLFGDAQIGEFFRAFVAYGVIGVSLGLHAWKKRVELKRK, from the coding sequence ATGTCAAATCAAAACACCTTAGAAAACACAGGAAAGAAAATGATATTTAATAATATAGTTACAATTATATTTGTTATTTTATGTCTTATAGGAGTTCAACTATCTAATTTACCCATATCATTTATAGTAAATGAATTGATAACAAGAATTACAAGAAACTCATTTTTAGTATTATCTTTAATAATTCCAGTGCTTGCAGGTATGGGATTAAACTTTAGTATCGTTGTAGGAGCAATGGCAGGACAAATAGCTATAATATCTGTGACACATCTAGGTATTACTGGATTTAAAGGATTCATATTAGCTATAGCTATATCATTTCCTATTGCTTTATTATTCGGATTTCTAACTGGGAAATTATTAAATAAAACAAAGGGACAAGAAATGATTGCTAGTATGATTACAGGGTTTTTTGCTAATGGTGTCTATCAATTAATATTCTTATTTTTAGTAGGTACATTAATACCTATGAAAAATCCAGTTTTAATGTTAAGTGGAGGAGTAGGTATAAGAAATACTATTGATTTATCAAAGGGAGTTAAACCTACAGGTATAAAATACGCTTTAGATAATATTTTAAAGCTACCCTTATTTAATATAGTATTAATTTGTTCTATAATAACCATTATAATTTATTCTTTTATTTATATAAGAAATAAAAGAAGTAAATACAAAGTAAATTATAATAAATTTAAATATATATTTACTATGATAATGATGGTGTTACTTATAATATTATCTTTATATATAAAAACTAGTAATTCACTATTAAATATGACTAAGGTACCTGTTATAACCATATTTGTAATATTTGTTTTGTGTCTTTTTAATGTATTGATTGTCAAAACGAAAATAGGTCAAGAATTTAGAACAGTAGGTCAAGACAAACAGATTGCTAAAGTTTCTGGTATAAATGTAGATAAAATAAGAGTTTTAGCTATTGTAATATCTATAGTTCTAGCAGCTTGGGGACAAATTATATTCCTTCAAAATCTAGGAACTTTAAATACCTATGGTAGCCATGAACAAATAGGAATGTTTTCAATAGCAGCATTACTTATAGGTGGAGCTTCAGTTTCTAAAGCAACTATAGGTCAGGCAATACTTGGTACAACATTATTCCATACACTATTTATAGTATCTCCTCTAGCAGGAAAGAATTTATTTGGTGATGCGCAAATTGGAGAGTTTTTCAGAGCATTTGTAGCTTATGGAGTAATAGGAGTTTCTTTGGGGTTACATGCTTGGAAAAAAAGAGTAGAATTAAAAAGAAAATAA
- a CDS encoding HPP family protein codes for MFVIKFLDSKFKDNIKRYILQCVLATISIMFILLFLNYFVYTTVIASLGATTFIVFTMPKTHSAKGKNILGGYTLGIIFGIIFHLLSMFLIDIIETINLNTLYMITGALSVGATMFVMTITNTEHPPAVGMALSLILTPWDFKTLFFVYLCIILMIIVKKLLENYLIDLQ; via the coding sequence GTGTTTGTCATTAAATTTTTAGATTCTAAATTTAAAGATAATATTAAAAGATATATATTACAATGCGTATTAGCAACTATATCAATAATGTTCATATTGTTATTTCTAAACTACTTTGTTTATACTACAGTAATAGCAAGTTTAGGTGCTACTACTTTTATTGTCTTTACTATGCCAAAAACCCATTCTGCAAAAGGTAAAAATATTCTTGGTGGATATACTCTTGGTATAATTTTTGGTATAATATTTCATTTGTTATCAATGTTTTTAATAGATATAATCGAAACAATAAATTTAAATACCCTTTATATGATTACAGGAGCCTTATCAGTAGGTGCTACAATGTTTGTAATGACCATAACTAATACAGAGCACCCTCCAGCAGTGGGTATGGCTCTATCATTAATTCTGACTCCATGGGATTTTAAAACTTTATTTTTCGTATATCTCTGTATAATCCTTATGATTATCGTTAAAAAATTACTTGAAAATTATTTAATAGACCTTCAATAA
- a CDS encoding BofC C-terminal domain-containing protein has protein sequence MKNSYKMFYLFLGLTLAVVLLIFSFLDNRLENKNKDENIAKNQSINKELSQEINVKPQEKINKNTIIEYENYYTECEHVVRSFELDKKKYIDMGRDEFRNNFKIEFSTKIIRFDSERVIVRIDKNFLCPNHYVVGEYEGYVSIYKINDKGERVLFKKLDQSIEFLSDFDKNKLKKGIIVDSIDDIGEIIENFIS, from the coding sequence ATGAAAAATTCTTATAAAATGTTCTATTTGTTTTTAGGACTTACTTTAGCTGTGGTTTTATTAATATTTAGTTTTCTAGATAATAGATTAGAAAATAAAAATAAAGATGAGAATATAGCTAAAAATCAAAGCATAAACAAAGAATTATCACAAGAAATTAATGTTAAACCTCAAGAGAAAATAAATAAAAATACAATTATAGAATATGAAAATTATTATACTGAATGTGAGCATGTAGTAAGAAGCTTTGAGTTAGATAAGAAAAAATATATAGATATGGGTAGAGATGAATTTAGAAATAATTTTAAAATAGAGTTTTCTACTAAAATCATAAGATTTGACTCTGAGAGAGTAATAGTGCGAATAGATAAAAATTTTTTATGCCCAAATCATTATGTTGTAGGCGAATATGAAGGATATGTTTCCATATATAAGATAAATGACAAGGGAGAAAGAGTATTATTTAAAAAGTTAGATCAATCTATAGAGTTTCTAAGTGATTTTGATAAAAACAAATTAAAAAAAGGTATTATCGTTGACAGTATAGACGATATTGGTGAGATAATAGAAAACTTCATAAGTTAA